A window from Balaenoptera musculus isolate JJ_BM4_2016_0621 chromosome 8, mBalMus1.pri.v3, whole genome shotgun sequence encodes these proteins:
- the LOC118899943 gene encoding ARL14 effector protein, whose product MMDPCSVGVQLRTTNECHKTYYTRHTGFKTLQELSSNDMLLLQLRTGMTLSGNNTICFHHAKIYIDRFEDLQKSCCDPFNIHKKLAKKNLHVIDLDDATFLSAKFGRQLVPGWKLCPKCTQIINGSVDVDSEDRQRKKPDSDGRTAKALRSLQFANPGKQTEFAPETGKREKRRLTKNAAAGSDRQVIPAKSKVYDSQGLLIFSGMDLCDCLDEDCLGCFYACPACGSTKCGAECRCDRKWLYEQIEIEGGEIIHNKHAG is encoded by the exons ATGATGGATCCATGTTCAGTTGGAGTCCAGCTTCGAACCACAAATGAGTGCCATAAAACCTACTATACTCGTCATACAGGTTTCAAGACTTTGCAAGAATTGTCATCAAATGACATGCTTTTACTTCAACTTAGAACTGGAATGACACTTTCTGGGAACAATACAATTTGCTTCCATCATGCAAAAATCTACATCGACAGATTTGAGGATTTGCAGAAGTCATGTTGTGACCCATTTAACATACACAAAAAACTagccaaaaaaaatttacatgtaaTTGATTTAGATGATGCCACTTTTCTGAGTGCAAAATTTGGAAGGCAGCTTGTACCTGGTTGGAAACTTTGTCCAAAATGTACACAGATAATCAATGGAAGTGTGGATGTTGATTCTGAAGACCGGCAGAGAAAAAAACCTGATTCAGAT GGAAGAACTGCTAAAGCTCTGAGGTCATTACAATTTGCAAACCCAGGAAAGCAAACTGAATTTGCTCCAGAAActggtaaaagagaaaaaagaaggcttACAAAAAATGCAGCTGCTGGTTCAGACAG ACAAGTGATCCCAGCGAAGAGTAAGGTCTATGATAGCCAGGGTCTCCTGATTTTCAGTGGAATGGACCTGTGTGACTGCCTCGATGAAGACTGCTTAGGATGTTTCTATGCTTGTCCTGCCTGCGGTTCTACCAAATGTGGTGCCGAATGCCGCTGTGATCGCAAGTGGCTATATGAGCAAATTGAAATAGAAGGAGGAGAAATAATTCATAACAAACATGCTGGATAA